TCGCAAAACGCAACAGTCTCATCACAAATTTGTTCAGGTGTGCAGAAAATATGTGCGTCATCCTGAACAAAGCCTCTGACCCTCATTAGACCATGCAGTGCTCCAGAAGCCTCATTTCTGTGACACATACCAAATTCTGCCAGCCGCAGTGGCAAATCTCTATAACTTTTTAGAGATTGTTTAAAGACCTCAATATGTGCAGGGCAGTTCATTGGTTTTAGTGAAAATTCACCATCGTCCGATCTTATAACGAACATATTCTCTTTGAACTTAGACCAATGTCCTGATCTTTCCCACAGGCATTTGCTGTACACAACAGGAGTTTTTACTTCGCGATAATCGTGTGCCTTGAGCTTGCTGCGGATATAATTCTCCAATACTCTGTAAAGGAGGAAACCATTTTCATGCCAAAAGACCTGTCCTTGGGCTTCTTCCTGTAGATGAAAGAGTTCCATTGTCTTACCAATAGCACGATGATCCCTCCTTTTTGCTTCATGTAAGAAGGAAAGATAACTTTCCAATCCGTCTTTTGTTGCCCATGCGGTGCCATATATACGCTGCAAAGAGTCATTTTTTGCGTCACCAAGCCAGTAAGCAGTTGATACTTTCAGTAATTTAAAATGTTTCAACCAACCTGTCGAAGGAGCGTGCGGACCACGGCACAAGTCAATAAAATCACCCTGCTTGTATATAGAAATCTTTTCTTTAGGCGGAATCTTACTTACAAGTTCAACTTTATACTTTTCGCCCTTTTTTTGGAAAAATGAAACTGCATCGTCTCTGCTCCATTCTTCACGTATTATCGGGTAGTTTCTCTGAATGATTTCTTTAATTTTCTCTTCTATTTTTTCGAAATCACTGTCGGAGAAAGGGGCGAGGGTAGAAAAGTCATAATAAAAACCATCATCAATGACTGGTCCTATTCCTAATTTCGTTTCTGGGTATAGCTCCTGTACTGCTTGTGCCATGATATGAGCACAATCATGTCTTAGTATTTCAATTCCCGCTTCGCTTTCGAGGAGAACGGGTTCTATATTTGCATCACAGTCGAGACAGTAAGAGAGATCAACACTAACCCCATTCACTGAAGCTGCGATTGTCTTAGAAAAAACTCCAGCATTAAAACCAGATATTACAGACCCAACAGTCTCACCAAAGGATACGGTGAAAGAAGATGACAAAAGAGTTACGGTTAACACGATACGCCCCAAACGTGACTCTCAACCAAAAGTAGCACCGCGAACACAGGATCCAAAAAAATGCTCCCAAGAAACTCTGAAAACCCGTGATCTCGGTGCGATTCGAACGCACGACCCTTTGATTAAAAGTCAAATGCTCTGCCTACTGAGCTACGAGATCAACTGACCGAGATTTTACAATGAAAGGATGAAAGAATCAATTATAATGTGGGAAAAGAGGGCAATTTCAGAACATCTTTAATAGAGGAATCATATTTTGTTCGGTCCCGATTAGCAACTCTTCATTTTTGTCTTGCACACATATGTGCAGTGTATCATCGCTCTTATCTACAAAGTGACGCATCTTCCCGAGAAATCCATGTGCTTTTTGTGCTGTAAGGCCACTGTCCAAGCTTTTCTCAATCGCTGATATTAAATGGCCTGCTCCTTCTACTTTCAAGCATATCTTACCTTTGGCAATGGATGTGTAACTTGGCGAAAGTGCTACTTTTCCAGTTATGTCACACCTGTGCTGCGGTGTTGAGATATCAAGCCTCTTCACATCTAACGTATAAGTGGGAGGTCTCTCAGATAAATTTACTAGTGACATGTCAGTTTCGATTTTTTTTGTACCTTCACCGAAGCTGAGGGTGAGGTTAATAGTACTTTCTAGTGAGTTTTTCTGTGAATAGCTCATCCTAAAAGCAATGTCGAAGAGCAGGGTCTCGCCCGTGGTTTCTTTATTTTGCATGTGACATTCTAGCTCCTCTTTTTTGATTGAAAGGGTGAAACCATTTTCCCCAGCTGGGATACCTGATATGGATGCTCCATCGAGGTTCTTACAGTGAAATTGTCCATCAGCCGCAGAAATAACAACCGTTGTAGTTGGATTATTTACTTCTATCTCGTTCTTCCAAGGGACACCGGTGAAGATAAGCTTGTCGAACTCCACAAGGAGTGGTTTGTTCAGGTTGTCTATTTTGAGAACCGGCTTTGTGAAGGAAACTCTGGATTTGTACTCGAAAAATCCTTCAAGTTGGTAGCCTGAATATTCAAAAAGTGAGAAACCGCTTAGTGTGGAAACAATATTATTCTTGAGAGACTGTGTCTTATAGAACCAATATCCCGTGACACAAAAAGCTGAAAGTACGACAAACAAGCAGCAGTAGAGAAAAAAGCGCGTCTTATCCATGTTTCGGTAAATAAACCCTTACTTTATATTTCTTGTTGCGCTTGGGAGCCTTACTCTGATCCCATCTATGGACTCGCTCATCACAACTTGGCAACCCAACCTTGACGTAGCAGAAAGTCCAAATGCAAGGTCTAGCATGTCATCTTCATCATCAGAGATAGGAGGCAACTTATCAAACCATTGTGATTCAACTATCACGTGACAAGTAGAACATGCAAGAGAACCTTCACATGCACCTTCTAAGTCAATACCGTTTTTATGTGCCACCGTAAGAATGGTTTCTCCTTCGTGAGCAGTGCAATGACGCTCTTTTCCATTTGGTTCAATGAAAGTTATTTTTAGCTCCTTCGACATGTCAGGTTTTATTCAGGTCTATTTCCATTTTCTTAAAAAGAAAGTCTAATCTCCGCTTCAGGAACGGTTCTGCTACTCGCTCTAGTTCCTCAGTTGCCTCTCTAATTTCGATGCTATCACATTTTTGTATACTTCTTGCTATAAGTTGCATATGCTCATCAATTATTTCTTTTTCGCTGCCGATGAGTAAAGGCTCGTGCTCGGCTAAGGCTTTCCTTAGAACCTGTAAAACACGCTCGGCATGTTTCTGTGCATCTGTTACCGACCTTTTCTTCATGTCCTCTGTGAGGCTAGTTAGGGAATCTTCTACCATCTTCTGCACAGTTTCCCTTTTTAGTCCATAATGCGGGTTTATTTCAATTGTTTGTGCCTTTCCTGTGAGTAATTCGGTCGCACTTACCTTCAATATTCCGTCTTCATCTACACTAAAGGTAATCTCTATTCTCGCTTTACACATTGGAAGCGGGGGTAGGTTGTTAAGCGTGAACTCTGCTAAGTACCTATTATCACAAGCGAATTCTCTTTCTCCTTGTAAGACACGTATCTTAAAGGAGGTTTGACCATCGACTGCGTTAGTCAGTACTTGTGATTGCTTGACTGGGATTGGGGTATCTTTCATGATGATTTTTTCCATCGTACCATCAAGAGTCTCTATACCTAATGAGAGTGGTAGGACATCTAATAAAAGTACCCTTTTAGGATTTTTACCATTAAGAAAGCTCCCCATCAATGCTGCGCCGCAAGCAACAATTGTCTCTGGATTGACTCCCCTCACGACTTTTTCTTCCCCAAAAAACGCGGAAACTCTGCTTCTTATCATTGGTATCATCGTTGATCCACCAACAAGAAGGAGTCCATCAATATCTCCTACGGAGAGACTGCTTGCTCTGAGAGCACGTTTCACTATGTTGATTGTTTTCTCTACATCTTTTTCTATTATTTTTTCAAATTCATCCAATGTGATTTCAAAGCATATGTTTTGTCCCCGATAGTCAAAGTAGTGTGTTACTCTATCTTGGCGACTCAACTCCTCCTTGATCTTCATGCAAACCCCCAGTAAGACTGCTTTTTCCTCATCTGTGGGTTCAAGTACACATTTTTTCAGGAGATGTTCTAACAGTTCCTGATCAAAGTTATCACCACCAAGGTAATCATCACCATCGGTACAGGAAACCTTAAAAATACCTTTGTGGAATTCCAAAATTGAAACATCAAAAGTTCCACCACCTAAATCGTAGACGATGTATCTGCCCTCTTCTTTTTTCTCGTCAATTCCATAGAAAAGTGCTGCTGCAGTTGGTTCACTTAACAGACGCACAACATTTAGCCCGGCAATCGTTGCCGCATCCTTAATTGCGGTGCGGGAAGCGTTATCAAAGTATGCCGGGACTGTTACCACAGCCATGTTCACACAGTGTCCAAGATATTTTTCAGCTGTTCTTTTTAGAGATGCAAAAATTCTGGATGCATATCCTATTGAGAGAGTGCACATTTCCTGCGGATCGTTCCGTATGCTTCCTGGGATGCCTGCTTTTTTTGCGATTATCCTCTTTATTGAGAGAATGTGACCCTTGCATTTCCTTGCTTCCTTTCCAATGATGACGTCCTTGCCTTTCACACCAATAATGGATGGAAGAAGCACGTCGCCATCCTCTTGAGGAATAACAACGCATTTGCCGTTATCGAATACAGAAGCAAGGGAATTGGTTGTTCCAAAGTCTATACCTATGATGACTTCGCGATCAAGTCTTTGTCTTGGTTCATCGATTGTTATCACTTGCATAGATCCTCTGTTTTAATTTTTCTAAATATTTGAGTCCTACACAATACGAGCTTGCCAAGTCATAATCTTTGCAATTGAAAGCTTTTTCCATTTGTTGCAAAGCCTCAATGCACATGTTTTCTACTAATGGTAGGACTTCTACAGCTCCGCCGTTCCTGACTTTTTCCTCCAGTTCGACGATTTGCATAAGCAGTTCAGGACAGCTTTTGTCGGAGAGGTTAGTGTAACCAGATAATTCTAATAAGTGTTGTGCTCTATTAACAGGATCTCTTAAAAGATGATACGCTTTGTTGAGTAATTGAACCTCATCGTAGATAGCTGAATCTTCCTTAACTGAATTAGACGTGGTTCTCAATTTTTTTTTGCAGAGCGAGATAAGATTTCTCCAGTGAATCTGCAGGGTCAAAAGTGAACTTCTCTTCTAATTCTAGGATCCTGAAATAATTTTTTCTTTGCATCTCATACGGTTAGCTGATCTAATTGTGTTTCAAACAAGAGAAGTTCCTGCCTACTTTGCTTAGCGTGGATTTTAGTGTTGCACCTGTCTCATTCAATTTAGTATTGTACCCACTAACTCAATAGTAAAAACTCTTGCCGCATCCACACCTTCCTTTCTCTCTGGGATTTTTGAAAACGAAGCCACTTTTGAATTTTGTTTCTTCATAGTCTATTTTTGTTCCAATAATTCTAAGCATCGTTTTCGGATCAACAAACAATGATACTTTTCCCATAGGACCTTGTTCTAGCTCTACCATTTCATCATGTTGTCCTGCTTCTTCGACATACTCCATACCGTATTCATTTCCACCACATCCTTTGGAAAGTAATTTTATCCTTATACCAAGCGTCGGTTTGCCCTTTCTTTTTCTTTCATCGATCAGCTCAACAAATTTTTGAAACGCCAAAGCGCTCACTGCAATGGGTGGTCCATTTAAATTCATCTGAATCTAGATATGAGGAACCTTGCTTTAGCTTTTGTTATCTGTATTTTCGTTATTTGCCTCCTCAGTGCTAGAAGCAGCCTGTTTCTCTCTAAAATCTTTGATTGCAGCTTTGATTGCATCCTCTGCCAGCATTGAGCAGTGCATTTTTATCGGTGGGAGACACAAAGTAGACGCGATCTCAGTATTTTTGATTTTTTCCGCTTCCTCGATGCTTTTCCCGATCAGGTACTCTGTTGCCAAAGAGCTTGATGCTATCGCTGAACCACAGCCGAAGGTTTTGAACTTTGCGTCCACAATGCAACCGTTATTATCAACTTCGATCTGTAACCTCATCACATCCCCGCAGGCTGGAGCACCCACTAAACCGGTTCCTACGTTCTTTTTATTCTTGTCAATTGTACCAACATTTCTTGGATTGTTGTAATGATTTAATACGGAATCACTATAAGCCATAAACGTCCCCCTCCTAAACTAAATATCAATATTACCTATTTTGTAAACCATTTGCCTAGCTCGTATCCCATTTTATTGAGTTAAGATCTATCCCTTCTTGAGCCATTTCCCATAGGGGACTCATTTCACGCAGACGAATGACTTTTTTCACAAGTAACTCACCAGCCATAATAATTTCTTCCTCTGTGTTGTACCTACCAACCGAAAAGCGTATTGATGAGTGGGCAAGGTCTTCTGCAACTCCAAGTGCTTTCAGAACGTAAGATGTCTCTAAAGATGCTGATGTGCATGCAGATCCGGAGCTAACAGATATTTCTGGGATTGCCATGATTATTGATTCTCCCTCAACATAAGGGAAACTAATATTAAGGTTGCCAGGTAGCCTTCTTGAGGGATCCCCGTTCAGAACGATATCTGGTATTCCCGCCTTGATTATTTCATACAGTTTATTTGTTAGGAACTTCACTCTTTTGTGTTCTTCCTCCATAACCCTGGCTGCAATTTCTGCTGCTTTTCCGAAAGCAACAATCAAAGGAGTAGGAAGTGTGCCGGAGCGAATACCTCTCTCTTGACCACCTCCACTGAAAAGCGGTGTCACCCTTATCCTGGGGTTTTTTCTGCGAATATAAAGGGCACCAACACCCATTGGGCCGTATATCTTGTGACCAGAAATGCTCATAAGTGAGATCTGCATCTCTTCCACATTGAGCGGGATTTTACCAAAGGCTTGCGCTGCGTCTGTGTGAAAGATTATCTCCGCTTCCCTACATATTTGGCCGATCTCTTTGAGTGGTTGCAGGACACCTATTTCGTTATTTGCAGCCATTATGGATACCATCATAGTTGACGGTTTTATAGCTTTTTTGAGTACGTCCAAATTTACAATGCCGTTTTTCTCAACTGGAAGGTAAGTTACTTCGATTCCACTTGTTTCCAAGTTTCTGCAACTATCCAGGACACATTTATGCTCTGTAGAAAGGGTAATTATGTGATTTTTCTCATTTGAACGATAAAAATTAGCCACTCCCTTGATGGCTAAATTATTTGATTCTGTTGCACCAGATGTAAAAATGATGTCTTTAGAAGAAGCGCCAATAAGGTGTGCAATTTTTTCACGTGCATTTTCCACAGCAGCTTCAGCATGCCATCCATATGAATGCGTTCTCGAATGCGGGTTGCAAGGGCGATCAAAGAGGCTGACCATCGCCTCAATGACTTCTGGATCAGGTTTTGTTGTGGATTGATTATCAAGGAATACTGGCAACTTCATTTTTCATTCCCCTAGTTCAAACTATGCAATAATCATTTTACACCCTAATGTTGTACAATATCTCCCATGTTGATACAAGCTTTTTCACTTCTTCTTTTGTATTTGAAATCCCCAAGCTTATTCTAATTGCTGACTTAGCCATATTATTGTCAAAGCCCATTGCGAGCAGTACATGAGATGCTTCCAGCTGTCCGGATGAACATGCTGATCCGTTGCTGACGCATATTCCATGCATATCGAAATGCATTAATTGAGTTGTTCCGTCAATTTCCGGAATGATGATGCAACTTGTGTTTGGGAGTCTTTGAGCTTTCTGGCCCACTATTACAGCCGACTTCATCCGTTTTGATATCTCATCCTCCATATAATCTCTTAAAGATCTTATATTTTTCATATTTTTTATAGAGGTATTAATAAACATTGATGCATTTCCAAATGCAGCTATTGCAGCGAGATTTTCTGTTCCGCTTCTGAGGTTTCTTTCTTGTCCTCCTCCTAGTATGAGTGGTTTTAGTTCTTTCGAAAGATATTTCCTGTAAGCGAGGCACCCAGCACCAATAATGCCTCCCATTTTGTGTGCAGAAAAGGTAATGAAATCTGGCTGTGTCTCATTAAATCTACAATGAATTCTGGAAATAGCTTGTGTAGCGTCCGCATGTACCAATGCTCCATGCTCTTTTGCAATTTCCATTATGAGGTCCAGTGGTTGTATAACTCCAGTTTCGCTATTTGCAAGACAAACCGATACTAATTTACAACCATGGTTCTCCAATAGGGCTCTTTTTAGACTTTCAAGTTTGATAATGCCATTTTCATCAACATCGACTTGAATAGGGTTATTGGCAACTTTAAGCGTCGAACTGTGGTCTGTACTACAAACTATATGCTGGTAATCGCTTGCATTATGGAAAAGCATGTTATTTGCTTCTGTTCCGGAGGCAGTGAATACAAGGTCATAGTCTTCTTCGAGGTTGAGATTTTTCTTTATCAGTCTACGGGCTTCTTCAATAACTTCTCTGGCTGCTTGTCCACGTCTGTGAATTGAGGATGCATTATATGGCAGTTTCAGGAGGGTACATGCTTTTTCTACTGCATATCGGAAAGGAGTAGCTGTGGCATTATTATCCATGTATATGATGTCTTCTTGATAAGATTCCAATGTTGATCCATTGTGCACGTTCTTTTCTTGTCTCAGAACATCGTCTGATATGATGTCCTGAAGCGTCACAGACTCAAAAAAATTATTGAACCTTTTCTCTAGAACAACCCATAGATTGTGGGTACAGCATTTCTTTGCTTCTCCCGTACAACTTTGCTGCCCATCACCACCACAACGAGTTATTTTTGGAGTATCAGCTACGGCTTTGAGGATTTGCATCAAAAAGATTGTATCGGGCTCTTTAGCAAGTCTATAACCGCCGCCAGGACCGAGTAGAGACTCTAAAATACCTTGTTTTTTCAGGGGCGGTAAAATTACCTCAAGAAATTTCTCAGATATTTTTTGTCTTGATGCAATCTCGGAGGTTTTTACGTATTTTCTACCCTTTGAATGCAATGCGATATCAATAGATGCTACAATTGCATACCTTGTTTTGGCTGTGAGCATGGTGAGGTATTCTCCTCTAGACAAGGGTCATAGAATAATCATGATTCTAACATGCTTCGGTTATATAGTGCACTATCAAATACCTATTGGTAAGTATGACATTCGGTAATGTGACTTTTTGTGGAAAAAACGATGAGTTGTATCAGTAGTGTGAGGTATTATCTGAATAGGTATGTTTCTACTTGTGATTGATCTTCGCATGTCCTCTGTTCTTTCTAGAAGCCGCTTTATTTGCTAAAGTTTGCTTGAGATAAATGCGAGTGATTTTGCTAAAAGTCGGAATTCACCTCACGTTGAATGAGGTGTGTATATTCCTTATCATCTCTTTGTATACTTGGCGGAGCTTATAATGCAAAAGGTACTGCTTAATGGACTGATTCTCCTGTTTTTTGCTCCTACGCTTTCACTGATTCTACCATCGTTTAGTGCATACGGATTTGTTTGTGCTTCTTGTTGGTTATTTGGTGAGTACCTACTTAATACTCTAGCACTACTTTCTGGGGTGGGCTTTTTGACTTTCGTTTTTGGAGTTGGTTCTGCTTGTGCCGTGACGTTTTTGTGCTTCCCAGGTCGAAAGCTATTAAGAATGCTGTTATTTTTCCCGATCGCTGTTCCAGGCTACATAATGGCGCTTTCCTATGTGCAGTTCTTTGGATTTTCGTCTGAGTTTTCGAGTTTCTTGAGGGATGTTCTTGGTGTACGGCACTTACTGAGAATCAACTCTTTATATGGAGCGATTTTTGTTATGAGTGTTGCCTTTTACCCATATGTTTACATACTGTGTTTGGCTAGGATTTCTTCTATTGGTGGGGCGATAGCGATAGCAAGAAGCTGCGGAAAATCTTTTCTTTCCACTATGTTAGAGGTTGTGATTCCGATAGCGAGACCGGCCATCGTTGGTGGAATTACACTCGTATTGATGGAAGTGGTTTCGGACTTTGGAATAATGCAATTTTTTGGTCTGCAGACATTTGTAACTGGTATATACAGGAAGTGGTTTCTACTGAATGATGTCATAGGTGCATCGAGGTTGATTCTATTTTTGCTATTGTTTGTCGTGGGAATGATTTTCCTTGAGAAACTTCTAAGACAGGGTGCTGTTTATTCTAATGTCATAGTGGACCACCGTGTGGACTGTTGTTGGCACATTAAGGGCTATAAAGCCGTTGTCATTCCGCTTTTGCTTTCCTTACTTCCACTTTTTGGTTTAATTTTTCCAATAGTTTCGCTTGTGATTTTAAGCGTTGGTGCCGTTCCAGATTATAGGCTCCTATCTCTCGCTTTTGAGAGCATCCAGATTGCCTTGATAGTCTCTTTCTTCACGATCCTAGTCGCATCTTTCTTTGTATATATGGAGAAAAAGAAAAAGATAGGAGCAACAGCCTTCCAGCTGTCTAATTTAGGATACTCGCTTCCTGGATTAGTTGTGGGAATGGGCATAATAAACTTTTTTGCTAGCGGTTCCTCATTTCTGTCATATATACCACTACCAGGGTTACACCTTTTTACTATTGGGACGTTCACAGCACTGGTTTATGCATATGTCTTTCGGTTTCTTGCTCTAGGTTCTAACAGCATAAAGTCTGGTATGGAAAAAATACCCAATGAAATTCCTTGGACGATGAGGCTTGTAGGAAAAAGTGGTTTCATCGATACAGTGCGCGTTTATTCACCAATGTTGGTTGGGTGTTTGGTAAGTGCTGCCATGTTTATTTTTCTTGATACGTTTAAAGAACTGCCATTGACTTTACTTGTTAGACCTTTCAATTTCGAGACGATGTCCACTCGTGTATACGAGCTTGTCATGGATGAAAGATATGAGGACGCCGCTATGCCAGCACTCATAATGACGGCTATATGTATTGCAATAACGTGGTTTCTTACGCGCAGTACATACGCTGGAGATTTGCGTAATCTGAAAAAACAATCTAAAATCGGGTGTTTCTGCGATGTTTGCTTAAGTAAGAATGGTTGTTTCGATTGAGTGTATTCCTAGAACTAGTTTGGGGGGGAATAGTGCGGATGTTCTGCGCAGGTCTGGGTTTGTGCCGGCTGTTGTCTATGGTAAAGAGCGAGAAAATATGAACGTTGCTATTTCCGTTAGAGATGTAAGTAAGCATTTCGCAGTCTTATCGGGTAGTGGAGTTGTTGAGTTGTCTTGTGAAGGAAAGGTATATAAGGTAGTCCCTAAAGCGTATGAACTCCACCCAGTTTCTTCTGTTGTGCTGCATTTGGATTTTGTTTTTGCTGGTGAACATTCCTCGAAGTTTCAAGTTCCGCTCAATTTTGTAAACTCTGGAAAGTCCGAGGCGATAAGGCTCGGTGCAATGCTCAATATAGTCAAGCGGACAGTCCTTGTCAGGTGCGCGGCAGCGAATCTTCCTAAGAGCATCCCCGTGGATATAGAAAATGCTAAGGTAGGTGACTCAATCAAGTTCTCCGATCTCGTTTTTCCTGATGGAGTTGTGCCACTTGCGAGGGATGCAAATTCGGTTGTCGCGACGGTTGTAGGTAAGAAAGTTAAGGCTAGTACTACGGCTACTACCGCGTAATGTCGGAGTTTCGCACGCTTGTTCTGTGTGGCTTGGGGAACCCAGGATTCCGGTATGCGGAGACGCGGCATAACCTTGGGTTCATGCTTATTGATTACATTAGGTGTACCTTTTCTTTTCCGGAGTTTCTTCCGAAATTTTCCGGGCTCTTATCTTCAGGGCGAGTTTCTTCCTCTCTTTTGTACTTATTCAAGCCGGTGGCGTTTATGAATAATTCAGGTAGGCCACTTGTACAGCTGGTCAACTTTTATAAAGTCGAGCCTGAAAATGTAATCGTCTTTCACGATGATATAGATCTTGATTTTGCTAAAGTGAAGATAAAAAGGGGTGGAGGCTCTGGAGGTCATAATGGACTGAAATCTCTCGATGCTAACTTGGGTAGAGATTATTGGAGGTTTCGCTTCGGTGTGGGAAGAGGTGTTGGTGAGCCGGCTGAACATGTTTTGTCATGTTTTACTTCGTTGGAGTTGGAGCGTTTGAATAAGTTATTTGGATTTATTGGTACGAACCTTCCTCTTCTTTTAAGTGATATTGCTACGCACAAAGAGAAGTTTCTTGGT
This genomic window from Neorickettsia risticii str. Illinois contains:
- the pth gene encoding aminoacyl-tRNA hydrolase, with amino-acid sequence MSEFRTLVLCGLGNPGFRYAETRHNLGFMLIDYIRCTFSFPEFLPKFSGLLSSGRVSSSLLYLFKPVAFMNNSGRPLVQLVNFYKVEPENVIVFHDDIDLDFAKVKIKRGGGSGGHNGLKSLDANLGRDYWRFRFGVGRGVGEPAEHVLSCFTSLELERLNKLFGFIGTNLPLLLSDIATHKEKFLGEYSTAVSKG